The Methylomarinum vadi genome has a window encoding:
- a CDS encoding type II secretion system F family protein → MPVFSYSARDRSGVQRNDSIESPSREAAIANLRSQGLLPLKIAEVKNKQESSASFSWNPLDYRSIRPDDIEHEFHQMAVMLRSGISLLDALNMTARHCRIGARGTWVDLAKRIQQGSSFTDALSQHKIFSNFTIQLVRVGEQTGHLNIVMDQAAEEMKASRKLKKQIVSALRYPAFTLLFAIGLVVFMLTNIIPEIKKLLQIMGKPMPPITQALIDLSDWFLANGIFVGVFIGSTLFTLIALYHVPRTRWWMDRIALKLPIFGYVFKLSGTVLFARAMGLLLRSGVVIVEALETMEKLHGNRFMASKVHIARNRVMQGSSLTEPLETDSGYMPLLLQMVRVGESSGTLDEILIEMTDYHDELLQQAIAKLTGMIAPLMTIFVGGIVGFVYAAFLVAMFSAAGGSPS, encoded by the coding sequence ATGCCTGTTTTCAGTTATTCGGCCCGCGACCGCAGCGGCGTACAACGGAACGACTCGATCGAAAGCCCGTCTCGCGAGGCGGCCATCGCCAACTTGCGGAGCCAGGGCCTGCTTCCGCTCAAGATCGCCGAGGTCAAGAACAAACAAGAAAGTTCCGCCTCCTTCAGCTGGAATCCGCTGGATTACCGGTCCATTCGTCCGGATGACATCGAGCACGAATTCCATCAGATGGCTGTGATGCTGCGCAGCGGCATCAGTCTGCTCGATGCGTTGAACATGACCGCCCGTCATTGTCGCATCGGCGCCCGCGGCACCTGGGTGGATCTTGCCAAGCGGATTCAGCAGGGCAGTTCGTTTACCGATGCCTTGTCGCAGCACAAGATTTTCAGCAATTTCACGATCCAGCTGGTTCGGGTTGGGGAACAGACGGGCCATCTGAACATCGTCATGGACCAGGCCGCAGAGGAAATGAAAGCCAGCCGCAAGCTGAAAAAACAAATCGTCTCGGCATTGCGCTATCCCGCCTTCACTCTGTTGTTCGCGATCGGCCTGGTCGTCTTCATGTTGACCAACATCATTCCCGAAATCAAAAAACTACTGCAAATCATGGGCAAACCGATGCCGCCGATTACGCAAGCATTGATTGATCTGTCGGACTGGTTTCTGGCCAACGGCATCTTTGTGGGGGTCTTTATTGGCTCCACCCTATTTACTCTTATTGCGTTATATCATGTCCCCAGAACCCGCTGGTGGATGGACCGCATCGCCTTGAAGCTGCCAATATTTGGCTATGTATTCAAACTTTCCGGCACCGTGCTGTTCGCTCGCGCGATGGGGCTACTACTGCGCAGCGGCGTGGTGATCGTCGAAGCACTGGAAACAATGGAAAAGTTGCACGGCAATCGTTTTATGGCCAGCAAGGTCCATATTGCACGCAACCGGGTCATGCAGGGCTCGTCGTTAACCGAGCCCTTGGAAACCGATAGCGGCTATATGCCTTTGCTGCTGCAAATGGTCCGGGTCGGTGAAAGTTCTGGAACTCTGGATGAGATTTTAATCGAAATGACCGACTATCATGACGAGCTATTGCAACAGGCGATAGCTAAATTGACCGGGATGATCGCACCGCTGATGACTATTTTCGTCGGAGGCATCGTCGGCTTCGTATATGCCGCGTTTCTGGTCGCGATGTTTTCCGCTGCCGGGGGGAGTCCTTCATGA
- a CDS encoding GxxExxY protein has product MNENRITEQIIGSAIDVHKTLGPGLLESIYEECLAIELGEKYLNFQRQLSLPIQYKNHTLKDNFKIDMVVENKIVIELKAVERLMPVHDAQLLTRLRLTGCKVGLLINFSVPLLHKGIKRLVNDY; this is encoded by the coding sequence ATGAACGAAAACCGGATAACAGAACAGATCATCGGCTCGGCGATCGACGTTCATAAAACACTGGGGCCCGGCCTGCTCGAATCCATCTATGAAGAGTGCCTAGCCATTGAACTCGGCGAGAAATATCTGAATTTTCAACGCCAACTGTCATTACCGATTCAATATAAGAATCATACGCTCAAGGATAACTTCAAGATCGATATGGTGGTGGAAAATAAAATCGTGATCGAGCTGAAAGCGGTGGAAAGACTGATGCCGGTCCATGACGCCCAGTTACTCACCCGTCTCAGGCTGACCGGATGCAAGGTCGGCTTGTTAATTAACTTCAGCGTCCCTCTGTTACACAAAGGAATCAAACGCCTAGTGAATGATTATTAA
- a CDS encoding ATPase, T2SS/T4P/T4SS family, giving the protein MDAGTVDLKHSASSEELRTNEREAIAGWNATIFRDGDASLVHGFVADITGSGARLVVSDEVDWIGENVRLTLHVEAENRRFTRMAEVCWLKQYGQNVHFGVQYVDHVGFDPESHQLNIEDVKVCPTCALKLPGNIALRQKALPFLLQDDVTHVACSGPANSQTVKLLERFLKTEIKLWRAPTNLLEIKLKQVYGSNPGQIQALPNAVAGENNQAAAVNLGDDLLYAAYMRQASDIHIDPNFDGATIRFRTDGQLEVYNKINSHVYTELVSRLKVMASLDIAEKRSPQDGRFSHRFVAGERRIDVRVATLPTKYGERVTMRLLAVQTDSLTLDKLGFTFRHQELIETFLRRIQGMMIMTGPTGSGKTTTLYAAIRMLMAERNVNIITIEDPIEYEIAGVAQCEVDANDKVSFGKALRSILRHDPDVIMVGEIRDKETADIAIKAALTGHMVLGTLHTNSAAATVTRLLDMGVEPYLVAAALRLAIAQRLLRRLCKHCRIARPLTELEAITIGRPELVQKKIYDPCGCIYCGGKGYAGRIGLYEMLELKEDWARSVADGEGEAQLVTKMRDAGIKSLLDDAIDKLLHGETSIGEVIQIASSW; this is encoded by the coding sequence ATGGATGCTGGAACTGTGGATTTGAAACACTCGGCTTCGTCCGAAGAACTGCGCACCAACGAAAGAGAAGCGATAGCCGGATGGAATGCGACGATTTTCCGGGACGGCGACGCCAGTCTCGTACACGGCTTCGTCGCCGACATCACCGGCAGCGGCGCCCGCCTTGTCGTCAGCGACGAGGTCGACTGGATCGGGGAAAACGTCAGACTGACCTTGCACGTCGAGGCGGAAAACCGCCGTTTCACCCGCATGGCCGAGGTATGCTGGCTGAAACAATACGGCCAGAACGTACATTTCGGCGTGCAATATGTCGATCATGTCGGTTTCGACCCGGAAAGCCATCAGTTGAACATCGAGGATGTCAAGGTTTGTCCGACCTGCGCCCTGAAACTGCCCGGCAATATCGCCTTACGACAAAAAGCACTCCCTTTTTTGTTACAGGACGATGTCACTCATGTCGCCTGCAGCGGTCCGGCCAATTCGCAAACGGTCAAATTACTGGAACGTTTCCTGAAAACGGAAATCAAGCTGTGGCGGGCGCCCACGAACTTACTGGAAATTAAGTTAAAGCAAGTTTACGGCAGCAACCCGGGACAAATCCAGGCCCTGCCCAACGCCGTCGCCGGAGAAAACAATCAGGCCGCCGCCGTCAACCTGGGCGACGACCTGCTCTATGCGGCCTATATGCGCCAGGCTTCCGACATTCATATCGACCCCAACTTCGACGGCGCGACCATCCGCTTCAGAACCGACGGCCAACTGGAGGTCTACAACAAGATCAACAGCCATGTCTACACCGAATTGGTCAGCCGGCTAAAGGTCATGGCCAGCCTCGATATCGCGGAAAAACGTTCGCCGCAGGACGGCCGTTTTTCCCATCGATTCGTCGCCGGCGAACGCCGCATCGACGTCCGGGTCGCGACGCTCCCGACCAAGTACGGCGAGCGGGTCACGATGCGGCTGCTGGCCGTGCAAACCGATTCGCTGACGTTGGACAAACTGGGCTTCACATTCAGGCATCAAGAGTTGATCGAGACCTTCCTGCGTCGAATACAGGGCATGATGATCATGACCGGGCCGACCGGAAGCGGCAAGACCACGACCCTGTATGCCGCGATCCGGATGCTGATGGCCGAGCGCAACGTCAACATCATAACGATCGAGGACCCGATCGAATACGAAATCGCCGGCGTGGCGCAATGCGAGGTCGACGCAAATGATAAGGTCAGTTTCGGCAAGGCGCTGCGCAGTATTCTGCGGCACGACCCGGACGTCATCATGGTCGGCGAGATCCGCGACAAGGAGACCGCCGACATCGCCATCAAGGCGGCGCTGACCGGCCATATGGTCTTGGGAACGTTGCATACCAATTCCGCCGCCGCGACCGTGACCCGCCTGCTGGATATGGGCGTCGAACCCTACCTGGTGGCAGCGGCCCTGAGGCTCGCCATCGCGCAGCGATTGTTGCGCCGTCTGTGCAAGCATTGCCGCATCGCGCGCCCCCTGACGGAGCTGGAGGCGATCACGATCGGCCGTCCCGAGCTGGTCCAGAAGAAAATTTACGATCCCTGCGGGTGCATTTATTGCGGCGGCAAAGGCTATGCCGGCCGCATCGGCTTGTATGAGATGCTCGAATTGAAAGAGGACTGGGCGCGTTCGGTGGCCGACGGCGAAGGCGAGGCGCAACTGGTGACCAAAATGCGCGATGCCGGCATCAAGAGTTTGCTCGACGATGCGATCGACAAACTGTTACACGGCGAAACGTCGATCGGCGAGGTGATACAAATTGCTTCGTCGTGGTGA